A stretch of the Sulfolobales archaeon genome encodes the following:
- a CDS encoding metal-dependent hydrolase produces MARITWYGHAAFLVEMSGKKILIDPWISNPLSPISVDKVPDPDYIIVTHDHGDHVGDAVKLLRRSVNTKLVAIFELAEHIASEAGARERAIGANIGGPISLEGITVYLTPAMHSSSKGSPTGVVIKSSEDSIYHAGDTGVFSDMALIRELYSPRIAMLPIGGHFTMGVREAVKAVELLGVEIVIPMHYNTFPLIKADPNEFAELIRKKGLKTEVRIMRPGETITI; encoded by the coding sequence ATGGCTAGGATAACCTGGTATGGACATGCAGCTTTCCTAGTTGAAATGTCTGGGAAGAAGATCTTGATAGATCCTTGGATCTCGAATCCTCTATCACCTATAAGCGTTGATAAGGTTCCAGACCCTGACTATATAATAGTGACACATGACCATGGAGATCATGTGGGGGACGCTGTTAAGCTCTTGAGGAGGAGTGTGAATACAAAGCTCGTTGCTATCTTCGAGCTTGCAGAGCACATAGCCTCTGAAGCAGGTGCTAGGGAAAGGGCTATTGGCGCAAACATCGGCGGCCCAATATCCCTTGAGGGGATCACAGTATATCTCACACCAGCTATGCATAGCTCTTCAAAAGGATCTCCAACCGGGGTTGTTATCAAGAGTAGCGAGGATAGCATCTACCACGCAGGAGATACAGGCGTGTTCAGCGATATGGCCCTTATAAGGGAGCTCTACAGCCCCAGAATAGCTATGCTACCAATTGGAGGGCACTTCACCATGGGGGTTAGAGAGGCTGTGAAGGCTGTAGAGCTCCTAGGAGTCGAGATCGTTATACCTATGCACTACAATACATTCCCACTAATTAAAGCAGATCCAAACGAATTCGCAGAGCTAATACGTAAGAAAGGTCTCAAAACAGAGGTAAGGATCATGAGGCCTGGAGAGACAATAACTATATAA
- a CDS encoding cation:proton antiporter produces MAVIADPLTSLLIIISLSGAMAMILRRAGFSTIVGYILGGILGSLIGAPVEVSPLIAQLGLILLGFEIGAEIGGKKALGSFRQAFIIEIISMSLIYILTGLISAFLRLGVIGHILLFLIAINTSTGILYKVIHGRASEDVRSLLLASSVIEDTVAISGIAILMAARNISSPIDTIISIGKVGLLAVIAFAIGIYAFRMLGKRLSDLEMLPIIAISAALAYYVAFGMIGVSQLLGTFIAGFALARAVDLGRAITQLEGLRELGLLLYFSSLGGVISQLGGGELLIPALIALVMVVVIIKFIAFSTALWVLGLEARESIRAALYMTSISELGIIISSQAYEANLIGSTYVLLSIYVVLISAIISSTAVRFEDIVVKGIYYLIPHKIEEIARQYLSRVKYVLAIRARGLMVFLYGFIFMVFTAVAIDIAISLLRYLPELLLQYGLILSVLISTAFIFSIPYFTWRSYKSKLEEDPPARVYVEKIIGINMSLLLVMLGIFLEAYIINKIVSEYQVDIGGIQGHTIFIVISILIILYILRSIYYSISRIYMRG; encoded by the coding sequence ATGGCTGTGATAGCGGATCCGCTAACATCTCTACTGATCATAATATCCCTCTCTGGAGCCATGGCTATGATCCTTAGGAGAGCTGGTTTTAGCACTATAGTCGGATATATCCTTGGAGGGATCCTGGGATCCCTGATCGGGGCCCCCGTAGAGGTTTCCCCATTAATAGCTCAGCTAGGACTGATCCTACTTGGTTTCGAGATCGGTGCTGAGATTGGTGGGAAAAAAGCCTTGGGATCCTTTAGACAGGCCTTTATTATAGAGATAATATCTATGTCCCTAATATATATATTGACCGGCTTGATCTCAGCGTTCCTCAGGCTAGGGGTTATAGGTCATATACTCCTCTTCCTAATAGCTATTAATACATCGACGGGCATATTATACAAGGTTATCCATGGAAGGGCTAGCGAGGATGTAAGATCCCTCCTCCTAGCATCATCGGTAATAGAGGATACAGTTGCAATATCCGGTATAGCCATACTCATGGCTGCTAGAAACATATCCAGCCCTATAGACACCATAATATCGATAGGAAAGGTTGGGCTTCTAGCGGTCATAGCTTTTGCCATAGGAATATATGCCTTTAGAATGCTAGGCAAAAGGCTCAGCGATCTCGAGATGCTACCCATCATAGCGATCTCAGCTGCGCTAGCATACTACGTAGCCTTTGGAATGATCGGGGTTAGCCAGTTGCTGGGCACATTCATAGCAGGCTTTGCGCTTGCGAGAGCAGTGGATCTCGGAAGAGCCATAACCCAGCTGGAAGGCCTCAGAGAGCTAGGTCTTCTTCTATACTTCTCCTCATTAGGCGGGGTGATCTCACAACTGGGGGGCGGAGAGCTCTTAATACCAGCTCTCATAGCTCTAGTAATGGTAGTTGTTATTATAAAGTTTATCGCATTTTCAACAGCCCTCTGGGTATTGGGGCTTGAGGCTCGTGAATCTATTAGGGCTGCGCTGTACATGACATCCATCAGCGAGCTAGGGATCATAATATCCTCCCAGGCCTATGAGGCTAACCTTATAGGCTCAACATATGTCCTGCTATCAATATACGTTGTTCTGATATCAGCGATCATATCTTCAACAGCTGTGAGGTTTGAAGATATAGTTGTTAAAGGGATATATTATCTAATCCCCCATAAGATAGAAGAGATCGCCAGGCAATATCTATCTAGAGTGAAATATGTTTTAGCTATAAGGGCACGTGGGTTAATGGTTTTCCTATATGGATTTATATTCATGGTGTTCACAGCGGTTGCCATAGATATAGCTATAAGTCTTCTGAGATATCTCCCAGAGCTTCTGCTCCAATATGGTCTAATATTATCTGTGCTAATCAGCACCGCTTTCATCTTCTCAATACCGTATTTCACATGGAGATCTTATAAGAGCAAATTAGAGGAGGATCCGCCTGCTAGAGTATATGTAGAAAAAATAATTGGGATAAATATGTCGTTGCTCTTAGTAATGCTCGGCATATTTCTAGAAGCCTATATTATTAACAAGATAGTCTCGGAGTACCAAGTGGATATAGGGGGCATTCAGGGGCATACAATATTTATAGTAATTTCTATACTTATAATACTATATATATTGAGAAGTATATATTATTCTATTTCGAGGATATATATGAGAGGTTAG
- a CDS encoding methionine--tRNA ligase yields MQEISIDEFSKIDLRVGVVKNASRIEGTGLLRLIVDLGPMGERQIIAGIGKWYEPDKLVGKRVVVVANLKPKAIRGYISEGMILAAGCGKDERPFILTIDGEPNPGSKIC; encoded by the coding sequence ATGCAAGAGATCTCGATAGATGAGTTCTCAAAAATAGATCTTAGGGTGGGTGTAGTTAAAAATGCCTCAAGGATAGAGGGTACAGGCCTTCTAAGACTCATAGTAGATCTAGGCCCGATGGGCGAGAGACAGATCATAGCAGGGATTGGAAAGTGGTATGAGCCAGATAAGCTAGTGGGGAAAAGGGTTGTTGTAGTAGCAAATCTAAAGCCAAAGGCTATAAGAGGATATATAAGTGAGGGTATGATCCTAGCAGCGGGTTGTGGAAAAGACGAAAGACCATTTATATTAACAATAGATGGAGAGCCAAACCCTGGCTCCAAGATCTGCTAA
- the acs gene encoding acetate--CoA ligase: MPNWLSRHTKIESYWEMHRKSLQDYEGFWASIAKELDWFTPFEKVVEKGDYPYVYRWFPGGRINISYLALDRHVAGWRKNKVAYIWEGEPVDASGNPKEVRKLTYYDLWREVNRVAYILSKNFGLRKGDRIAIYLPMIPELPIFMLAAARLGVIFTVVFAGFTAENLAIRARDLGATLLVTADGFYRRGRVIRLKDIADKAIESVPSIRNVIVVRRLGLDINMVDGRDFWLDELLRGVPANVYIEPARLESDHPLYVLYTSGTTGKPKGIIHDHGGYSVLLHATMRWVFDVRDDDIYFCTADIGWVTGHSYIVFGPLIEGLTTVFYEGAPDYPAPDRWWSIVERYGVSILYTTPTAVRMLMRYGDEYVRRHDRSTLRLIHSVGEPINPSAWRWLYEVVCEKRCPVGSTWWMTETGGILISIAPGLSLVPIKPGTNGPPLPGVDADVVDENGNPVEPGRKGFLVIKRPFPGMPAPPTGMWGDPDGYRRIYFERIPGKGYFFTGDYAVRDNDGYIWVIGRADEVLKVAGHRIGTYELESVLVSHKAVAEAAVVGVPDPVKGEVPIAYVVLKEGYQPSKELAEELREWVRNNYGPIAVPNNIFFVTKLPKTRSGKIMRRLVKAVAIGAPLGDITTLEDEAAVEEVKKAYEEFIKSLGKG, from the coding sequence ATGCCTAATTGGCTTAGCAGGCATACGAAGATAGAGAGTTATTGGGAGATGCATAGGAAATCTCTACAGGATTATGAGGGTTTCTGGGCATCTATTGCTAAGGAGCTAGATTGGTTCACACCTTTTGAGAAAGTTGTTGAGAAGGGCGACTACCCCTATGTCTATAGATGGTTCCCAGGTGGGAGGATAAACATATCCTATCTAGCTCTTGATAGGCATGTGGCTGGGTGGAGGAAGAATAAGGTTGCATATATATGGGAGGGCGAGCCTGTTGATGCTAGCGGGAATCCCAAGGAGGTTAGGAAGCTCACATACTATGATCTCTGGAGGGAGGTGAATAGGGTAGCATATATACTTTCAAAGAACTTTGGGCTTAGGAAGGGGGATAGGATAGCTATATATCTCCCAATGATCCCTGAGCTCCCGATATTCATGCTAGCAGCAGCCAGGCTCGGAGTTATATTCACGGTTGTCTTCGCAGGCTTCACAGCGGAGAATCTAGCGATAAGGGCTAGAGATCTTGGTGCAACTCTGCTTGTAACAGCCGATGGCTTCTATAGAAGGGGTAGGGTTATAAGGCTGAAGGATATAGCTGATAAGGCTATAGAATCTGTGCCCAGCATTAGGAATGTTATTGTTGTGAGGAGACTCGGCCTCGACATTAACATGGTCGATGGTAGGGATTTCTGGCTTGACGAGCTATTGAGAGGGGTTCCAGCTAATGTTTATATAGAGCCTGCAAGGCTTGAAAGCGATCACCCGCTATATGTTCTATATACCTCTGGCACCACGGGGAAGCCCAAGGGGATTATACACGATCACGGTGGCTACTCCGTGCTTCTCCATGCAACTATGAGGTGGGTCTTCGATGTGAGGGATGATGATATATATTTCTGCACAGCAGATATAGGCTGGGTTACAGGTCATAGCTACATAGTATTTGGCCCATTGATAGAGGGGCTCACAACTGTGTTCTACGAGGGAGCCCCCGACTATCCAGCTCCAGATAGGTGGTGGTCTATAGTGGAGAGATACGGCGTATCAATACTCTATACAACACCAACAGCTGTTAGGATGCTCATGAGATATGGTGATGAATATGTGAGGAGACACGATAGATCCACTCTAAGGCTTATCCACAGCGTTGGAGAACCTATAAACCCATCTGCATGGAGATGGCTCTACGAGGTTGTGTGTGAGAAGAGATGCCCAGTAGGATCTACCTGGTGGATGACAGAGACAGGGGGGATATTGATTAGCATAGCGCCAGGCCTATCCCTAGTCCCTATAAAGCCTGGAACCAACGGACCACCCCTACCAGGTGTTGATGCAGATGTTGTAGATGAGAATGGAAACCCCGTGGAACCTGGTAGGAAGGGCTTTCTAGTTATTAAAAGACCATTCCCAGGCATGCCGGCACCTCCAACAGGTATGTGGGGCGATCCAGATGGATATAGGAGAATATACTTCGAGAGAATACCTGGCAAGGGATACTTCTTCACAGGAGACTATGCTGTGAGGGATAACGATGGATATATATGGGTTATCGGGAGAGCTGATGAGGTGCTCAAGGTAGCTGGGCATAGGATAGGTACATACGAGCTAGAATCAGTATTGGTATCCCACAAAGCGGTTGCAGAGGCAGCCGTTGTGGGTGTTCCAGATCCTGTTAAGGGTGAGGTGCCAATAGCATATGTAGTTCTGAAGGAGGGCTACCAGCCTAGTAAGGAGCTTGCGGAGGAGTTGAGGGAGTGGGTTAGAAATAACTACGGCCCTATAGCGGTTCCAAACAACATATTCTTCGTCACCAAGCTCCCCAAGACGAGAAGCGGTAAGATTATGAGAAGACTTGTTAAAGCCGTAGCCATAGGAGCACCGTTAGGGGATATAACTACTTTAGAGGATGAGGCAGCAGTTGAGGAGGTTAAAAAAGCATATGAGGAGTTCATAAAATCACTTGGAAAGGGCTAG
- a CDS encoding QueT transporter family protein — MSRPGASLWSISIVIAILFIALFIFIAYDIVSKGISPDAASKWLITQPFIVLGRDFWFAVGGVLWIIGTIVFFLEISGRTISGFRIVRQELRWDAVDVSITALCAALYGGALAATGGIPIIPGFTWVRPGNALAPLFGILFGVPGALGVAIGNFIADALTGYLSIGSIGGFIGNFIIAWVPYKFMRDHSFRTPRSLIEYYIWGGVISSIWVSLYISWWLDLLEPVIGLPRPLIWGWFAPWVIFNNCIVTLTITPILGYILYQPIKMRGLYWRDRVVIKR, encoded by the coding sequence GTGAGTAGGCCTGGAGCATCTCTATGGTCTATAAGTATAGTTATAGCTATTCTATTCATAGCCCTGTTCATATTCATAGCATATGATATAGTTAGCAAGGGGATCTCTCCTGATGCAGCTAGTAAATGGCTTATAACCCAGCCCTTTATAGTCCTTGGAAGGGACTTCTGGTTCGCTGTGGGAGGAGTATTATGGATCATCGGAACCATAGTATTTTTCTTAGAAATCAGTGGTAGGACTATCTCAGGCTTTAGAATAGTTAGACAGGAGCTCAGATGGGATGCTGTCGATGTATCTATAACGGCGCTCTGTGCAGCACTCTATGGAGGGGCTCTAGCAGCTACAGGGGGAATACCGATTATACCTGGATTCACATGGGTTAGACCTGGAAATGCCTTGGCACCTCTCTTCGGCATACTCTTTGGCGTCCCAGGGGCTCTGGGTGTTGCAATTGGGAACTTCATAGCAGATGCCCTTACAGGATATCTAAGCATAGGAAGCATAGGTGGTTTTATAGGCAATTTCATAATAGCATGGGTTCCCTATAAATTCATGAGGGATCATTCCTTCAGAACTCCTAGAAGCCTTATAGAATATTACATATGGGGAGGCGTTATAAGCTCTATATGGGTATCCCTCTATATATCTTGGTGGTTAGATCTGTTAGAACCTGTGATAGGGCTTCCAAGACCCTTGATATGGGGGTGGTTCGCTCCATGGGTTATATTTAACAACTGCATCGTAACACTAACAATAACTCCTATACTTGGCTACATACTCTACCAGCCGATCAAGATGAGGGGGCTTTACTGGAGAGATAGGGTGGTTATAAAGAGATAA
- a CDS encoding rhodanese-like domain-containing protein: MMQGKFEEVDYKKVLELLKHGGLIIDVREPKSYAKEHIKGAINIPASEIEKRLSEIPADKPVIVYCTNYSCTASLVAARKLAELGRTNVYRFVGGLLEWKTAGLPTESSA, from the coding sequence ATGATGCAGGGGAAGTTCGAGGAGGTTGACTATAAAAAGGTTCTGGAGCTCCTAAAGCATGGCGGGCTAATAATAGATGTTAGGGAGCCGAAGAGCTATGCGAAGGAGCATATAAAGGGCGCTATAAATATACCTGCTAGTGAGATTGAGAAGAGGTTATCCGAGATACCTGCTGATAAACCTGTTATAGTGTATTGTACAAACTATTCATGCACAGCATCTCTCGTAGCTGCTAGAAAACTCGCAGAGCTTGGGAGAACTAATGTCTATAGATTTGTTGGTGGGCTGCTAGAGTGGAAGACAGCTGGTCTCCCCACAGAATCATCTGCCTAG